The Penaeus monodon isolate SGIC_2016 chromosome 5, NSTDA_Pmon_1, whole genome shotgun sequence genome window below encodes:
- the LOC119573408 gene encoding proteoglycan 4-like: MTKYTSHSPLPSANSHEIKHNLVASLQIGVTVYDLHENNTAHTPKVTTAHTPKVTTAHTPRYRRARHHEPKVTTPDAQGQPPQTRSPPPAAQGHTPAAPRSPPPGTPSEHRPPTRQGHHAARPRSQRHKDRDAGQSQERLKLSPKVHLYHSHTLLPPRSNTARTPKVTTARTPKVTTARTPKVTTARTPKVTTARTPTVTPTPTT, encoded by the exons ATGACGAAATACACCTCACACTCTCCCCTTCCGTCTGCCAATTcacacgaaataaaacacaatcTCGTGGCTTCATTACAG ATAGGTGTTACAGTCTACGACTTACACGAA AACAACACCGCCCACACGCCCAAGGTCACCACCGCCCACACACCCAAGGTCACCACCGCCCACACGCCCAGGTACAGGCGAGCCAGGCACCACGAGCCCAAGGTCACCACGCCCGACGCCCAAGGTCAACCGCCACAGACAAGGTCACCACCGCCCGCAGCCCAAGGTCACACGCCCGCAGCACCAAGGTCACCACCGCCGGGCACGCCAAGTGAGCACCGACCGCCCACACGCCAAGGTCACCACGCCGCACGCCCAAGGTCACAGAGACACAAGGACCGCGACGCAGGTCAGAGCCAGGAGAGACTGAAG TTATCACCAAAAGTACATCTGTATCATAGTCATACATTACTCCCCCCACGAAGCAACACCGCCCGCACGCCCAAGGTCACCACCGCCCGCACGCCCAAGGTCACCACCGCCCGCACGCCCAAGGTCACCACCGCCCGCACGCCCAAGGTCAccaccgcccgcacgcccacggtcacgcccacgcccacgacgTAG